CTGTTCTTCCTGTAATAATAGAATTTTTTGACATATCTTCAACTAAAGGAATGTTTGTATTTTCATCCTTATACTTGTTGAATCCTGCCGGTAAAAATTGTGGAGCTGTTTTATTGGTATATAAAGCCAATAGTTTTGCTGTTACTTTAGCATCAAGTTCTGCGCTATAGTCTTTATAGAAAGAAGTTAATTTTGTTTTTAGCTTCGTAAGCTCCTTCTCATCCATTCTGCCAGCTTCCACAGTACTTACAAAGTCATAATAATCTCCTGCCAGCTTCAAAGTCTCAGCATTTCTTACCACTTCTGTGTAATAAGCATTGTTTAACGCATAAGGAGCCTGTTCATTGTAAAGTTTGTTCAGTTGATCTAAAGTTGTCTTAACTTCTGGATTTTTAGAAACTAAAGAACCTTCATACATTACTTTTTTCTCAACTGCATTGGATTTTTTTAATCCTTCTACTTCACCGATCCATTTTTTCCAGTAATTGGCTACAGATGCGTATTTGGAAGCATACTTAATACGTGTTTCGTTATCTACACGCATTTTTTCGTCCAGTGTTTTTAAGGCTACATCACGTACAGCAATTCTTGCAGGATCAATTTCATTCATGATTTTTTCTACTGCTACTGCCGGGAGATATTCTGTGGTTCTTCCAGGGAATCCGAAAACAAATGTGAAATCATTTTCATTCTTATCCTTGATGGAAACCGGTAAATAATGTTTCGGAACGTAAGGTACGTTATCTTTTGAATACTCTGCAGGCTTGTTGTCTTTGTCTGCATAGATTCTGAACATTGAGAAATCTCCGGTATGTCTAGGCCAAACCCAGTTGTCTGTATCACTTCCGAATTTCCCGATGCTTTGAGGCGGTGCCCCAACAAGACGGATATCTTTATAGGTTTCGATTGTATAAGCATAGTACTTGTTTCCATAGTACATTGGCTTTATCATAATCGATTGGTACGATTCAATTTTCTGAGAGTTTTTATAAACTTCAATATTGTTGTTGATCTTTTTGGTAAGCTCAGGTTCTGTAAGATGATCTGTTCCTTCCAAAATCTGGAAGCTCACATCTTTTATATCTACAATAAAATCTACTTTTACTCCCGGGTTAGGAAGCTCGCCATTCATATTTTTAGCCCAGAAACCATTTGAAAGAAGGTCATTCTGAACCGTAGAATGTGCCTGAATCTGACCAAACCCACAGTGGTGGTTAGTCAGTAAC
This Chryseobacterium sp. G0162 DNA region includes the following protein-coding sequences:
- a CDS encoding S46 family peptidase, with translation MTKKILLSVFLLPAAMAFAQQYGGMWIPTELNEKEMKDLGMKISAKDIFNPQKPSIKDAVVQFNGGCTAEIISPKGLLLTNHHCGFGQIQAHSTVQNDLLSNGFWAKNMNGELPNPGVKVDFIVDIKDVSFQILEGTDHLTEPELTKKINNNIEVYKNSQKIESYQSIMIKPMYYGNKYYAYTIETYKDIRLVGAPPQSIGKFGSDTDNWVWPRHTGDFSMFRIYADKDNKPAEYSKDNVPYVPKHYLPVSIKDKNENDFTFVFGFPGRTTEYLPAVAVEKIMNEIDPARIAVRDVALKTLDEKMRVDNETRIKYASKYASVANYWKKWIGEVEGLKKSNAVEKKVMYEGSLVSKNPEVKTTLDQLNKLYNEQAPYALNNAYYTEVVRNAETLKLAGDYYDFVSTVEAGRMDEKELTKLKTKLTSFYKDYSAELDAKVTAKLLALYTNKTAPQFLPAGFNKYKDENTNIPLVEDMSKNSIITGRTAVNGATLTTDIDKAFSNQDKLIKTLKKDPIYQLYVSMKETYMKAADPQYSSIQAKIDALQKKFMAQQMETDKDRKFFPDANSTLRVTYGKVKGSAPRDAVSYGYQTHLAGVMEKYIPGDYEFDVPKKLIELYNKKDFGIYKDKTGDVPVGFTATNHTTGGNSGSPTLDANGNLIGLNFDRQWEGTMSDINFDPRFSRNIMVDTKYILFIVDKFADAKWLVDEMKVIK